A window from Populus trichocarpa isolate Nisqually-1 chromosome 3, P.trichocarpa_v4.1, whole genome shotgun sequence encodes these proteins:
- the LOC7478198 gene encoding uncharacterized protein LOC7478198 has product MSTTIISDPMVVSAPETQATAAAAAAATTATQLIAQIEVESVKCDCCGLIEECTPAYIERVRERYHGKWICGLCAEAIKYEIVRTERLISTEEAMTKHMNFCKKFVSSGPPPDPTTHLIAAMRQILRRSLDSPRGLRSTPSSPNKTNGAIRAAALARSESCFPALSG; this is encoded by the coding sequence ATGTCTACTACTATAATCAGTGACCCTATGGTGGTCTCAGCACCAGAGACACAAGCAAcagcagcagctgcagctgcaGCAACGACAGCAACACAACTCATTGCACAGATAGAGGTTGAGTCAGTCAAATGTGATTGCTGTGGCCTAATCGAAGAGTGCACACCAGCATACATTGAAAGAGTACGCGAAAGATATCATGGAAAATGGATTTGTGGGTTATGTGCGGAGgctataaaatatgaaattgtaaGGACTGAGAGGCTTATTAGCACTGAAGAAGCAATGACAAAGCACATGAACTTCTGCAAGAAGTTTGTTTCCTCAGGGCCACCTCCTGATCCAACAACTCATTTGATAGCCGCCATGAGACAAATCCTGAGAAGAAGCTTGGATTCTCCGAGAGGTTTAAGGTCAACCCCAAGTAGTCCAAACAAAACGAACGGAGCAATTCGTGCCGCTGCACTTGCTAGGTCCGAAAGTTGCTTCCCTGCTCTGTCTGGTTGA